A stretch of Telopea speciosissima isolate NSW1024214 ecotype Mountain lineage chromosome 11, Tspe_v1, whole genome shotgun sequence DNA encodes these proteins:
- the LOC122644759 gene encoding uncharacterized protein LOC122644759 produces MTMWLGRPSKRSLATAYILSSIDKNFQSSCDDLESAKDVMEHLEQTFGKQDRLARQQISLALFFTKMNDNTTIQDHMMKLTKIFSGLENKSTLFELDFKIEIIFASLPDAYSSFIMNFHMNKVVVNNISELTNMLIVAESTLKKNKVVSLVTENSSQGLKNKKKKRTKKSKKGKSTGVKEGGV; encoded by the coding sequence ATGACTATGTGGCTTGGGAGACCTTCAAAGAGAAGTCTGGCCACCGCATATATTCTTAGCTCCATTGATAAGAATTTCCAGAGCTCTTGTGATGACCTGGAATCGGCCAAGGATGTGATGGAACACTTAGAGCAGACTTTTGGCAAGCAAGATCGTCTTGCACGCCAACAAATCTCCTTAGCGCTATTCTTTACAAAGATGAATGACAATACCACAATCCAGGATCATATGATGAAGCTTACCAAGATCTTCTCTGGATTGGAGAATAAGAGTACTCTATTTGAGTTGGacttcaagatagagattatcTTTGCCTCACTTCCTGACGCCTATAGCTCCTTTATCATGAACTTCCACATGAATAAAGTAGTGGTTAACAACATCTCTGAGcttactaacatgcttatagTAGCAGAAAGTACgcttaagaaaaataaggttgTTTCTCTTGTTACTGAGAATAGTTCTCAGGGtttaaagaacaagaaaaagaagaggactaagaaaagcaagaaaggcAAGTCAACCGGTGTGAAAGAGGGAGGAGTGTAG